In one window of Pristiophorus japonicus isolate sPriJap1 chromosome 9, sPriJap1.hap1, whole genome shotgun sequence DNA:
- the LOC139273922 gene encoding putative nuclease HARBI1, translating to MASGGRSDTLTPSPTHTGPGALPATACSDAQPRGDGHYPAAMGGGQYRAGARRPYPQRVYRPQFSFLQLSDQLRLQRLRFRKEVLRELCNVWWQDVEPHTRLTTVLTIEAKVTIALNFYATGSFQSATADIANISQFSAHCSIRQVTDALYRRRVDYISFPMTRDKQVERQARFARIAEFPRVQGAINCTHVGLRAPQHRPKIFVNRKGFHSLNVQLVCDHQRRILAIDVRYPGSSHDLFILHQTSVPTLFTGPNQDCGWLLGDKVYPPSSWLLTPLWNPRTAPEHTYNDAHSGTSALNICECMASTLLSYAAMSMASSESSSAELRCGLPPPPPPERRHLRWPSPVTMVQPEKGHLIEIFKIMKGFDRVDEEKKRALS from the exons atggcgTCAGGAGGAAGGTCAGATACGCTGACCCCCTCCCCaacacatactgggccaggagccttgccagcaacagcttGCAGTGACGCACAACCACGAGGAGATGGCCAttatccagctgccatgggaggtggccaatACAGAGCTGGGGcaaggaggccctaccctcaaagggtctacagacctcagttctccttcctccagctcagtgatcaGCTACGCCTGCAaaggctgagattcagaaaggaggtactgagggagctctgcaatgtgtGGTGGCAAGATGTGGAACCTCACACAAGGCTCACAACCGTCCTGACCATTGAGGctaaggtcaccatagctctgaacttctatgctactgggtctttccagtctgcgactGCAGACATTGCCAACATTTCTCAATTCTCAGCACATTGCTCCATCCGGCAGGTTaccgatgcactgtacaggagaagagtGGACTATATCTCATTCCCGATGACGAGggacaagcaggtggagcggcaggcccgaTTTGCCCGCATTGcagagttccccagggtgcagggtgcgatCAACTGCACgcacgttgggctgagggcgccacaacaccgccccaagatctttgtcaaccgcaaggggttccactccctgaatgtgcagctcgtgtgtgaccaccaacgtCGGATCCTGGCAATTGATGTGagatacccaggcagcagccatgatttgttcatcctgcaccagaccagtgttccCACCCTCTTcactggcccaaatcaggattgtggttggctgcttggtgacaaggtaTATCCCCCGTCCAGCTggttgctcactccactgtggaaccccaggacagcgccagagcatacgtacaatgatgctcattctggcaccag tgccctcaacatctgcgaatgcatggcctccacccttctttcgtatGCCGCTATgtcgatggcatcatctgagtcctcgtcgGCAGAGCTCCGGTGcggactcccccccccgccccccccggagaGACGGCACCTGAGGtggcctagccccgtcaccatggtgcagcccg